A genomic region of Prionailurus bengalensis isolate Pbe53 chromosome D1, Fcat_Pben_1.1_paternal_pri, whole genome shotgun sequence contains the following coding sequences:
- the TMEM258 gene encoding transmembrane protein 258 — translation MELEAMSRYTSPVNPAVFPHLTVVLLAIGMFFTAWFFVYEVTSTKYTRDIYKELLISLVASLFMGFGVLFLLLWVGIYV, via the exons ATG GAGCTCGAGGCCATGAGCAGATACACCAGCCCAGTGAACCCAGCTGTCTTCCCCCATCTGACCGTGGTGCTGTTGGCCATTGGCATGTTCTTTACCGCCTGGTTCTTCGT CTATGAGGTGACCTCCACCAAGTACACTCGGGATATCTACAAAGAGCTCCTCATCTCCTTGGTGGCCTCGCTTTTCATGGGCTTTGGAgttctcttcctgctgctctgGGTCGGCATCTACGTGTGA
- the FEN1 gene encoding flap endonuclease 1, with product MGIQGLAKLIADVAPGAIRENDIKSYFGRKVAIDASMSIYQFLIAVRQGGDVLQNEEGETTSHLMGMFYRTIRMMENGIKPVYVFDGKPPQLKSGELAKRSERRAEAEKQLQQAQAAGAGEEVEKFTKRLVKVTKQHNDECKHLLSLMGIPYLDAPSEAEASCAALVKAGKVYAAATEDMDCLTFGSPVLMRHLTASEAKKLPIQEFHLSRVLQELGLNQEQFVDLCILLGSDYCESIRGIGPKRAVDLIQKHKSIEEIVRRLDPSKYSVPENWLHKEAQQLFLEPEVLDPESVELKWSEPNEEELVKFMCGEKQFSEERIRSGVRRLSKSRQGSTQGRLDDFFKVTGSLSSAKRKEPEPKGSAKKKAKTGAGGKFKRGK from the coding sequence ATGGGCATTCAAGGCCTGGCCAAGCTGATTGCAGACGTGGCCCCCGGTGCCATCCGGGAGAATGACATCAAGAGCTACTTCGGCCGCAAGGTGGCCATCGATGCCTCCATGAGCATTTATCAGTTCCTGATCGCCGTCCGCCAGGGCGGGGATGTGCTGCAGAACGAGGAGGGGGAGACCACCAGCCACCTGATGGGCATGTTCTACCGCACCATCCGCATGATGGAGAACGGCATCAAACCCGTGTATGTCTTCGACGGCAAGCCGCCACAGCTCAAGTCCGGCGAGCTGGCCAAGCGCAGCGAGCGGCGGGCCGAGGCGGAGAAGCAGCTACAGCAGGCTCAGGCCGCCGGGGccggggaggaggtggagaagttTACCAAGCGGCTGGTGAAGGTCACCAAGCAGCACAACGACGAGTGCAAGCATCTGCTGAGCCTCATGGGCATCCCGTACCTGGACGCGCCCAGCGAGGCCGAGGCCAGCTGTGCCGCCCTCGTGAAGGCGGGCAAAGTCTATGCCGCGGCCACGGAGGACATGGACTGCCTGACCTTTGGCAGCCCTGTGCTCATGCGGCACCTGACGGCCAGCGAGGCCAAGAAGCTGCCCATCCAGGAGTTCCACCTGAGCCGGGTCCTGCAGGAGCTGGGCCTGAACCAGGAGCAGTTCGTAGACCTGTGCATCCTGCTGGGCAGTGACTACTGTGAGAGCATCCGGGGCATTGGGCCCAAGCGGGCCGTGGACCTCATCCAGAAGCACAAGAGCATCGAGGAGATCGTGCGTCGGCTCGACCCCAGCAAGTACTCCGTGCCAGAAAATTGGCTCCACAAGGAGGCCCAGCAGCTCTTCCTGGAGCCCGAGGTGCTTGACCCAGAGTCTGTGGAGCTGAAGTGGAGCGAGCCGAATGAGGAAGAGCTCGTCAAGTTCATGTGTGGTGAAAAGCAGTTCTCGGAGGAGCGGATCCGCAGTGGGGTCAGGCGGCTGAGCAAGAGCCGCCAGGGCAGCACCCAGGGCCGCCTGGATGATTTCTTCAAGGTGACTGGCTCGCTCTCCTCAGCTAAGCGCAAAGAGCCAGAGCCCAAGGGGTCCGCTAAGAAGAAGGCAAAGACCGGGGCAGGAGGGAAGTTCAAACGGGGAAAATAA